The Streptomyces sp. RKND-216 genomic sequence AGGCCCCGCCCGGGCCCTGCCGCCCGCCACGAGGCGCCGCGCAGCAGGAGCGTTCGCCCTCCTCCGTGGCCACCGCGCGCCGCGCCCGGCGGTCGGGGCGCGGCGCGCGGTGGTGGTGAGCCGATGCCGTCGACGGCCGGCCGCGGGGTGCGCCGGCCCGCCCTCGCAGGCGGCGGGAGGCGGCGGGTGTCCCGACGCGTGCCCCGGCCGGGTCAGGAGGCGCGGGCGGTGGCCGCCTCGCGGCCGGCGGCGTAGGCGAGGGGCGCGACGATCTCCTCGACGTCGGGCAGCCAGCGGTTCGCCGCCGTCGGCGCGCACGCCCACTGCACCGACCCCTTCGTGCCCATGCGGGTCGGCGGAGCCGCGATCCAGCCGCCCTCGCCGCGCGTTGCGAGGTCCAGCGCGCCCGGCGACCAGCCCAGGCCGCGCACCAGGGCGGGGACCTTCTTCGCCGCCCCCGGCAGCACGAGGAACAGCATCCGCCCGTCCGGGGTGGAGGCGACCGGCCCCAGGGGGAGCGCGAGCCGTTCCATGCGGGCCAGCGCCAGGCAACCCGCCGTCTCCGGGACGTCGACGGCGTCGAAGGTGCGGCCGGTGGGCAGCAGCACGGACGCGTGCGGCACCTTGGCCCACATCCGGCGGGCGGCCGTGGCGCTGCCCGTCGCGTCGCCGGACCAGCGCCCGTCCAGCGGGTGGGCGCCGGGCGCCTCGCAGCGCGTGTCGCCGCAGCTGCACCGCGGCACGGGGGAGCCGTCGACCCGTTCCAGCCAGGTGCCGGGGAAGACGTCCCAGTGGCGTTCCTCCGCGTACCGCGCCGCGTACTCGGCCGTCGGCGCCGGCTGCGGTGCGCCGGGCCGGTGCGGTACCCGCGGGTCCGGTACGCCGCGCCCGGCGCCCTCGCGGTGCGTGGACGGCGCGAAATGTACGGACTGCGCGGTGGCCGGGCGGGCGGCGGCTGAGGTGACTGCGATGGTCTCTTCCACGCCTGTCACAACTGCCCCGGTGGGCAACGGTTACGGGCCCCGCGACGCCTGCCCCGCCGCAGCGTTCCTCCGCCGCGAGTCCGTCCGGAGTCCGCCGGAGCACGTCCGGCCGCGCAGGGCGCACGGGTGCACGACCGGGGGCGCGCGACGGGGTGAAGGGTTGTGCGTGGGTAAGGGTGTTCACGGCGATTACGTCCGGAACAGTCGATTTTCCGGCATATGTACTGGGCAGTGATCGTGATCATCCGGAACCCGCCGCCCGGGCGGGCCCGTGGATCCGTTTCCGCTGAGGGGGCACGATGGCCGCCAGGCCACTGGTCGCACGGCAGCCCAATGACAGGCTGCAGGCACTCATCCAGGAAGCCGGTTGTTCCCATGCCGGTCTCGCCCGCCGCGTCAACGTGTGCGGTGGCGAGCAGGGGTGCGACTTCCGGTACGACAAGACGTCCGTCGCCCGCTGGCTGCGTGGTCAGCAGCCGCGGGGGAGGGCGCCGGCGGTCATCGCGCAGGCACTGGGCCGCAAGCTGGGCCGCACGGTGACGCTCGACGAGATCGGCATGGCGAACGGGAGGCATCTGGCCGCCGGTGTGGGCCTCCAGTTCGCGCCCACGGTCACGACCGCGGTCGAGCAGGCGGGCGAACTGTGGCGCAGCGACGTGGGCCGGCGCGACCTGCTGGCGGACGGATCGCCGGTCGCCGCCGCGCTCGTGGAGCCCAGCCGCGACTGGCTGATCACGCCGCCCGACGCCCAGGTGGCCCGGGCCAACGGGGCGCGCGTCGGCCCGGCGGACGTCGAGGCGGTGCGGGCCACCACGGCCGCGCTGTCCGACCTGGACCACCGCTACGGCAGCGGACACGTGCGCGCGGTCGTCGTCCACTACCTCAACAGCGTGGTCTCGAACCTGCTCGACGGCTGCTACCGCGAGGAGGTGGGACGAGAACTGTTCGCCGCCACCGCCCGGTTGACCGAGCTCGCCGGGTACATGGCCGTCGACACCGGTCAGCCCGGCCTGGCGCAGCGCTATTACATCCAGGCGCTGCGGCTCGCTCAGGCGGCCGGGGACCGGGCGTACGGCGGCTACGTGCTCGCCGCGGGGATGAGCCATCTCGCGGCCTCGCTCGGGAACGCCCGCGAGATCGCCCAGCTGGCCCGCGCGGCGCAGGAGGGTGCGCGCGGATGGGCCACGCCGCGGGCGCAGGCCCTGTTCCTCGCCGCCGAGGCGCGCGGGCACGCCCAGCTCGGCGACTCCCGTACCTGCGAGGCCGTCGCGGGCCGTGCCGTGGAGGCTATGGAGCGGGCCGAGGCGGAGCGCGACCGGGGGGACGACCCCGTGTGGATCAGGCACTTCGACGGCGCCTACCTCGCGGACGAGCTGGCGCACTGCCACCGGGACCTGGGACGCGCGCGCGTGACCGTCCGGTATGCCGAGGAGTCGCTGTCCGGACACCCGGAGCGGCGGACGCGGCGGCGGGCGATCGGACTGCTCCTGCTCGCTGAGGGCCATCTCCAGTCGCGTGAGGTCGAACACGCCTGTCATAACGGGACGAAAGCGGTGGAAATTCTCTACGGTCTGCGGTCGGAGCGCGGAGCGGAATACCTGGAGGGCTTCCGTCGGCGGCTGGAGCCGTTCGCGAACGAGCCGGTCGCGCGGGAGTTCGTGGCGCATGCGGAGTGCATGATCGGAAACTGACACGG encodes the following:
- a CDS encoding bifunctional DNA primase/polymerase translates to MEETIAVTSAAARPATAQSVHFAPSTHREGAGRGVPDPRVPHRPGAPQPAPTAEYAARYAEERHWDVFPGTWLERVDGSPVPRCSCGDTRCEAPGAHPLDGRWSGDATGSATAARRMWAKVPHASVLLPTGRTFDAVDVPETAGCLALARMERLALPLGPVASTPDGRMLFLVLPGAAKKVPALVRGLGWSPGALDLATRGEGGWIAAPPTRMGTKGSVQWACAPTAANRWLPDVEEIVAPLAYAAGREAATARAS
- a CDS encoding transcriptional regulator, translated to MAARPLVARQPNDRLQALIQEAGCSHAGLARRVNVCGGEQGCDFRYDKTSVARWLRGQQPRGRAPAVIAQALGRKLGRTVTLDEIGMANGRHLAAGVGLQFAPTVTTAVEQAGELWRSDVGRRDLLADGSPVAAALVEPSRDWLITPPDAQVARANGARVGPADVEAVRATTAALSDLDHRYGSGHVRAVVVHYLNSVVSNLLDGCYREEVGRELFAATARLTELAGYMAVDTGQPGLAQRYYIQALRLAQAAGDRAYGGYVLAAGMSHLAASLGNAREIAQLARAAQEGARGWATPRAQALFLAAEARGHAQLGDSRTCEAVAGRAVEAMERAEAERDRGDDPVWIRHFDGAYLADELAHCHRDLGRARVTVRYAEESLSGHPERRTRRRAIGLLLLAEGHLQSREVEHACHNGTKAVEILYGLRSERGAEYLEGFRRRLEPFANEPVAREFVAHAECMIGN